A stretch of Alligator mississippiensis isolate rAllMis1 chromosome 14, rAllMis1, whole genome shotgun sequence DNA encodes these proteins:
- the LOC132244870 gene encoding olfactory receptor 5AP2-like: protein MVMVTQFILLGLSSRLEDQFILFGFFTVFYLMALVGNLLILVMISMDSRLHTPMYFFLGNLSVVDIGYTTCTVPKMLVNYLSQDKSISLPGCLTQMYFFISFGGIECLLLGVMAYDRYAAICHPLRYGVLMSQRACSCLAAAAWAVGLANSAVHLGLMFRLSFCHDNVIRHFFCDIPPLFQLSCSDTRINQIVTFAVGGAVIMGSFLVTLVSYIYIVLAILRIHTKEGRLKAFSTCTSHLAAVNLYFGTIIFTYIRPNSSYSQEQDRALPVLYGIITPMLNPIIYSLRNKEVKRALQKALGRS, encoded by the coding sequence ATGGTGATGGTGACACAATTCATACTCTTGGGCCTTTCTAGCCGCTTGGAAGACCAGTTCATCCTCTTTGGATTCTTCACAGTCTTCTACCTGATGGCCCTGGTGGGAAACCTACTTATCTTAGTGATGATCAGCATGGACTCCAGGCTCCACAcgcccatgtatttcttcctgggcAATCTGTCAGTGGTGGACATAGGCTACACCACCTGCACGGTGCCCAAGATGCTGGTGAACTACCTGTCACAGGACAAGTCCATCTCGCTTCCTGGCTGCCTCACTCAGATGTACTTCTTCATTTCCTTTGGGGGGATCgagtgcctgctgctgggggtcaTGGCGTATGACCGCTATGCTGCCATCTGCCACCCGCTGCGCTATGGTGTTCTGATGAGCCAAAGGGCATGCTcttgtctggctgcagctgcctgggccgtTGGCTTGGCCAACTCGGCTGTGCACTTGGGTCTGATGTTCCGCTTGTCCTTCTGTCATGACAACGTCATCCGCCACTTTTTCTGTGACATCCCCCCACTTttccagctctcctgctctgacacgcgGATCAATCAGATTGTCACTTTTGCTGTGGGAGGTGCTGTCATCATGGGCTCCTTCCTGGTGACTCTTGTGTCCTACATCTACATTGTTCTGGCCATCCTCAGGATCCACACCAAGGAAGGACGCCTCAAGGCCTTTtccacctgcacctcccacctggctgcagtcAACCTTTATTTTGGCACCATCATCTTCACCTACATCCGCCCCAATTCCAGCTACTCCCAAGAGCAGGATCGGGCTCTGCCTGTGCTCTATGGCATTATCACCCCCATGTTAAATCCTATTATCTatagcctgagaaacaaggaggTGAAGAGGGCTCTCCAGAAAGCCTTAGGCAGGAGCTAG